A window of Eucalyptus grandis isolate ANBG69807.140 chromosome 4, ASM1654582v1, whole genome shotgun sequence genomic DNA:
GCCTGTGTACGATCACTGCAGATGATGTCGTTTCCTAATTTACGTGCCTACTACAAAACACTAATGTGAGAGTAAGATGGAACTTGCCGACGATCGGGTTCTCTTTATCGTTGTCATCTCGCGCCATTCGATAGTAAAATAAGTCGAGCTAGTCATGAAGAGAATGCGGAAAAGACATGCTTGAAGTCGAGAATCCATATGTTAATCCGTCGACCCATAAATACAAAGATGCAAACTCCCTGTAACCCCATACTGTACTGAGAAGCTGTCGCTTGGTTGATACTACGAGCTCTCTCGTTTATAAACAAATGAACTAGATATGGACTTTTTCATTCTCTATCTGTAAGAAAAATTGGTGGAGGAAGGAGTCGTTCCTACATCTCCCACTTCAGCTAGCAATGCAATAAACAATTGCAGGCATGCTTTGGTGGCAGAAGCTTTCTTCATGACGATGGTCACTAGATCATTTCCAAGAATTAATAAATTAGGCCAGGAAGAAACAGTCCTACCCCACCGTATCTTGGATGGTTTCAAAGTCTGCGGTGGAAATACTTTGATatactatttcttttcttttctccccggaaaaaaattgtaatatacCAACGAGAGCTGGATTGAGATCCCCTGCATTTAGTTTTCTCCGCAAACGggaatttctatatatataGCGTCTTGAGGGTCGGGTCTGGATTCTACAGGCCGTAGACGGCAACATTGTATATCGATGAGTCGGGCCTatccaatgtttttttttttaactaggTAGATACATCCCAATCACTTGTATAGATTTCCAAgtaatttcgaatattaaagCAACGAAGGAGGTGCTAGATTTCCTCGTAAGTTCCAGTTCTTGTGTTCATGCACTTTGCTTGCACACCGCGTAAACGCGGTCAACTCTAAAGCTCATCCCGCGATTATATATAGCACGACGACACCGCCTTGGCCTATACCTgatccaatctctctctctctctctctccctccctgcCTTCTCACGTTCATTCACGTACTCAACCATAAGTGTTCCTTTGAGCGCCATGCCGAGCTCAGACCAAGATCTCGAGCAAGGAACCGAAAAGAAGGGACCCCAGAAAGCCGACAGCGATCGCTATGctgcggcggcgacggcaacgTACATGGAAGAGGACAGCGAGTGGACCGTGTGGTTGATCCCCATGTTCATCTTCACCAACGTCGTGGTCTTCGTCGCCATCATGTACGTCAACGACTGCCCCGAGAAGAGCTCACGCGTCTACGGCAGCTGCGTCGCCAAGTTCCTCGGCAGGGTCTCGTTCCAGCCTCTCAAGGAGAATCCTCTCTTCGGTCCATCTTCTTCTACGTAAGCACACAAATTATTTCTATATCTGAGTTTCTTCTTTCATCTTACTGTTCCGACTTTCTCTAATATAATGTTGAACCAAGACATTTTAATGTTGCTTGGAGCTGGTCCCTTGGGATTTCTGAAACTTCCATGGCGGTTTCTATGTGCGTGTAATGAAGCCGTTTGGTGATGTTCTAGGAATTGAAATGGTCGTATGACTCATAACCGTTGACTCCTTATTAAAATGCAATTATTGGAGCTTCATATCAAACAGAACGTCACTCCCCCGGCTTGCAATGGAAAACATAAATGTCAAATCTTGATGAAATACTTGTCTAATGTATTGTACCTAATTAGGTTGGCTCAGTCATGAGCGCAACTATCTGTTTCAAAACTTCCAATCCAGAGAATGGATCAGGTTATATATTAATTACCTCAGGGGTTTTCTGGCAGGAGAACTCTTGTAACTATTTCTGCAAAAGAATACCATGAACGCGGCAAACCATGAATGAGTAGCTGTGTAGTTATTTGGCAAGCATTAGATAATTCAAGGGAGTTATTGTGTCGACTTAGTCTAACAGTAGAACTCTGCTTTGAATGTCACTCAAAAGCACAAGTTTCATAACAATATCTGCAACACGATTGGCTCAATTCACCACGTAGTCCATCATTCACCAAGTCGATGCAGTTCCTTTTCGTGATTCAAGAATTTGCTGGGGCAGAAGATTTGTTGCATTTTATGTATGACTAGTTACTCATTATTTGTGATGCATTTGTGATTTTCTTCGGTGAATTTTGGTTCTAAAGCAACCTTTGTTGCTACTTGTGTGCAGATTAGACAAGATGGGGGCCCTGGACTGGAACAAGATAGTGCACCAAAAACAAGGTTCGAGACTGATCACTTGTATGTGGTTGCACGCCGGTGTCGTTCATCTGCTCACCAACATGTTTTGCTTGGCCTTCGTCGGCTTCCGCCTTGAGCAGCAATTCGGCTTTGGTAAGATccgaagaaattgaaatttctcgACTTGCACGGGTTTTATAGTCTTGTTTTTTTAGGACTTGAAAAAGGATGATATGTCTTCATATTCTCATGCTAAATTTTTGACATTAACATTTCGTGCGGCTATGCCATGATGATTTGGGCAGTGCGAGTGGCAACGATCTACCTATTGTCTGGATTCGGCGGAAGCATTCTCTCTTCGCTTTTCATTCAGAACCAAATATCAGTTGGCGCTTCCGGCGCTCTCTTTGGCCTTGTAGGAGCGATGGTTTCCGAGCTCATCACTAACTGGACCATCTACACCAACAAGGTCTATAAAATCACCAATGATTATATTCAGAATTGATCATTGAACTGTGAATCCTTTAAATCTCAATGCTCTTCGGTGCTTGATTTTTGCAGGCTGCAGCTCTGTTCATGCTGATCATCATAATAGCACTCAATTTAGCACTTGGAGTCCTTCCACACGTAGACAACTTTGCCCACATCGGCGGGCTAGCGACAGGCTTCCTTCTCGGCTTCATCCTCCTCATTCGCCCCCAGTTTGGGTGGGTGGATCGGCACGACCTTGGAGCTGAGGCTCGTGCCAAGAAGTCAAAGTACAAGGCTTACCAATATGTGCTGTGGCTTCTTGCCCTTGTTCTATTGATCACCGGGTGAGTCGACATTAATAATAATAGTGTGGTGTTTTATCAAACTTTGGACAAAAATGCCTTGTGTTACTTTCGACGTCGGAAACGAAATcactaactctctctctctctctctctgttttttttttttttgggttttggtaATTTCGTTGCAGATTCATAGCCGGGCTGGTGATGCTGTTTAAAGGAGAGCCCGCGAGTGCTCATTGCAGTTGGTGCCATTACCTGAGCTGCGTGCCAACATCAAAATGGCACTGCGGGAACTGATGAAATCTGCAGATGAACTCCCCATTCCTTGTCATCGATCTCACATATTCaccatttgtttttcttcttcccatgAATGTTCACCATATGTGGATTCGATTTGATTAGGATGCAAAATGTCATGTAAATGCTCAGATACAGAACTTGTGTACACAATAAGGTTTCTTGGAAAACAACGAACTATACCATCATTTTGATGTTACTAACCCTCCTTTCTCCGCCCTTCAAGCTTAATCTTGGCCGTGGAAATAGCTATATCACTGTGTTGAAATCATTGCAAAATATAAACGTTCAAGCCGGGCAAAAATTTCTTGCAGGcattgggaagagagagagagagagagagagagagagagaattatcCAAGGTTCATCTACAAACGTTAACCAATGGCACGGTCCTATCTTCACAGTAATCGCTGCTGTCATAATTGCAAAAGCCCCTTAATCTAACATGAGAAACAATTCATGAGGATTTGACAGGGCTTTAGCTTCCAACGGAGGATGTCATTTGTGAGAACTCGTGGTTCCGTGAATCTGCAGTAGCATTTGACCACTCTCCACTGACATCAAAATTCCGGTTTTTGTGACACATGGGGCAAGACATCTTTCCTGCACAGTGGCAAGGAAGTGGAGACTCTCGGGGTACACCTTGACCTGGCCCAGTTGCAAGAGGACGATAAAGTTGATTTGGATAGGGAGCTTGAATCGAAAATTAAACAGCAGATCGCTTTAGTTTGAGAGCCTGAAGGAATGTATCGGCATCAATGATCCAGAATGAATTGGCTCAATCATGGTGACAAGAGCACAAAACTCTTCTGTTCCAGTGGTCCTAGAGATTGGGAGGGGGGTGGTTGACCAGATTCCTTTGCTCTGTCACTGGAGATGAACATTTGCTTTGGTTGCTGATGATTCTGCAGAAGAAATCAAGGCCGCAGTAAGATCGGTTGCTGATGATTGCTGGGAGAACATCCTATCCTATCAAAAATACTACGATGTGTCTCGTGATCGGTCTGGGCGGTTCGGTCCGATTCTCATATTGAACTAGAGCCGGTGCTCACGTCTACTTCCAGGCCCATCCATCAAGGACAGCAGGCTAACAGCCTAGTTTACTCAACCGGTTTTGAGTTTTCtaacttttttctctttccacctTGCtgcattgaaaataaaaacgGGATAATTACACAAATGGTTCATAAACCTTCGCTCAATGCGCAACgtaatttatgaaaattcaatttctttaatgtcaCCCTTGAATTTTAAGCCAATTCGCAATgtcatctttgaattttttatttatttaatgtgatatctgaacttttgataaatatttgatttaatCCTTCAATTATATGAAAACGTCtgttattatttttccattgatCCAAATTCAAAGTTAATATTCAACGTTTTCCATATAGTCATGTGACTGaattgaataaatataaaaaatttagggatcacattgaaaaaaataaaaaattcaaggaccgcaattacatattaaactaaaattcaAAGAATATATCGACCACATTGCAAAGCCCATAAAAGTTCGGACACCGGTCACTGTGATTTCTCCGATAAAAACGAAAACCTTTTACTCCCGCCAAAAAAACCGCCGTCCTACACCACGCGCCCCGAGCGGTTTCCATTTCGTTCCCGAAGCGGAAGAATCCACCGGCTTTCCTCTCCTTCGCTCATCGTCGCCATCGAACCCCCTCCGTCGACTCCGCAACGCCGACGATCGACCGGACCTCCGCGCTCTCCGGTCCGGAGAATAATGGCGATCAGGCTCGCCGGCGCGGCGGCGCTGCTCCTGCTCGTGCTCCTCCTCCACTGCCTGCGCGGGCCGACGGCGGTGGTGTCCGCGGTCGAGATCCTCTCCAAATCGAAGCTCGACCGGTGCCAGAAGTCCTCCGCCTCCGGCGACAACCTCAACTGCACCAAGAAGATCGTGCTCGACCTGGCCGTCCCCAGTGGTTCCGTAAGTCGTCGTCGCGTGTTGCGAAATGCTTGCCCGAACGGTTGCAGGaatcgatttttcctttcatttttctgcTTCCTCAATTTCCGCTTGCGCAAGTTCGCGTCGTGCCGCGCTTGATGGAAACGGTTGCGTTCCTTTTTTGTAATTGAAGGAGAGTTTCTGAAATTAATTGGAATCGGGGCATGAGATTGTGTGAACGTGTAATGCTATTTTATTAtgtgcaaaattgaaatttggctGCATTGCTTAATCGATTTGCTCCGGGGGGATTTCAGAGTGGAGGGGACGCCTCACTCGTCGCGGAAATAGTAGAGGTCGAAGAGAACTCAACGAGCAAGATGCAAACTTTGCGGATTCCCCCTGTGCTGACGATCAACAAGTCTGCCGCATATGCTCTCTACGAGCTTACATACATAAGAGTATGGAACCTCTCTGATCGTTGTGCTGTATGTAGCGAGATTTTTCCTTCTCAGATATCTTTCTAACTTCTTTTAGTCCCCTGACTTTATGGTGTTCTGCATTATTGATCATGGTATCTTGGTATATTGTAATATCATTATGAATGTTTATGCCTACAGCAGACAATAGAGGTTAGGGTTTTCCCTAGTGTTTTTACTTGAAGTTGTGTTTATTGTCCTTAAGGAGCAATTGACAAGCAGACGTGCTTTTAATGCCTTTCATGCGTGAAATTCTTGGTGAGACAAGTTTGCTACAGGATATGTGCCTTTGCTTTATCATACTTCCTTTTGGCTGGACACTCATAAATTTTTCCATTATTCTTCTCGTTCATATCATCTTTTCATGTGTAGTGAAGGTTGTGTTCATGTATTAAATGGACTATGTATGACATTTTTCAGGATGTTCCATACAAGCCACAAGAATATTTTGTGAAGACACGCAAATGTGAGCCAGATGCCGATTCAAAAGTTGTCAAAATATGTGAGAGGcaagagctctctctctctctctgtgactcTTCAGCTTCTGACACCATGATCAAGTTTTTAGATTGCATTGGACAAGGTCAATGGTCTCCTTCTGCTGCTTCTCatagtgttttctttttcttgttggcCACAAAATACTTGGTTAAAGCAAATGTGGTAAGAAATCATTTGCAGGGTTTTAGCAACACTTATGATTTTGAATTGTCGTTACCCAAACATTGAGAAAGTTTTACATGCTTGCGTACATCTAAGGCTGTCATGGTCTAGCACTTTATTTAGCAACCTGCACCATGGTGTATCTTACTTTTCATAGGAATACAACTTTGTCGTGCATAATGGTTCTCAGTATATTCATTCAATAGTCTATGCCTCAGGTTGCGGGATGCCGATGGTCATATTATTGAGCATACTCAGGTGTCTTGTCCACCGCCTTTCTTCATTTATCTCTTTGAGTCattttaatattctttcttcttttttaattattgggCTTCCTTATATGTTTTACCAGATAATCCCATATCCTCCTCCAGTTTTAGCTTGATCGCTTAAGATTGTGCACTCACACATGGAAATTTGTTTGGAACAACCAATACGAACAGCACAAATGCTTGTGGATGTTGGATTTATCCATGCTTAATCTCACTCCTGACTTGTTCACTTTAAAATTAGTACTGGAACTCTAGAAATCTCTTAGCACAGGATTCTATTTTGTGTTGACTTTTGGTATATTTTAGTTTGTTTTCAGAAGACAGTTATAAATATTATCTTGTGTGAAATGCCAGTTAAGAAGTATGGATTATGTTTATTGATATGTCCCTCTTTATTTATATTGTGCATCTTTATTCTCAATTGTTGGCGTGTCTTATGTAATTGTCGTTTATCTCAGCCAATCTGTTGCCCTTGTGGGCCCCAGCGGCGTGTCCCATCATCATGCGGAAACATCTGTAATTGCTGTTACATAGCTTTTCATTTTCTGATGCATCTTTATATTCTAACACttcatcttctcttttgttgattCAACAATCAGTTGACAAAATGCTTAAAGGAAAGGCTAATACTGCTCATTGCCTCAGATTTCCAGGTGAATGGTATGGCTGCATGTGCCTTTCcccaagagaaaaattattgaaCACTCCTTTCCTAGTGCAAACGCTCCCTATAACCAAATGTTGATACCTGGATCCATCTTTAGTGTGTGTGATGCTGAATTGACGAGCTCTGTTTTGTTGAACTTCCGAGAATTACATTGTAGTGGATCGTGGAGAAAACTGCTAGTGATTGTGATCATTTTCTATATCTATACTATCTTccaaggaaaaattaaaattggtgtCCATTCTTGAATTGTCTAGAACAAttcctccctttttctctcacaactgcattctcttttgtttggACAGAGGAAACGGATGGGGAAAGAaataatttaattgctttcATCTCTTTCCAATTTAATATAAGTAGTTCTTAGTGCAGGTTTTGTAATGCACATACAATATGCCTATAGAGTTGATTAGTGGTAAGAACTGACATTGCAAAGTTCACTGAAATTAACATAAATAGACAGACGAAGTTGCTTCTGTTACTTCCAATTATATGGGCAATATGCTAGTTGTACTTCTGTGGATTTCTTTGTTATCCTCTCTTATTCAGTCTATCATTACTCACATTATAACTAGAAACTGTTTTCTGGTGAAGGTTCCATGTTTTTGGCATTGGACAACGATCACTAGGATTCAGTGTCCGGATTGAAGTGAAaacaggaacaaaaatttcggTATGATTTTGCTTCATATTGTTTTCAGCTTTTTGTCTCAAGGAAATGTTAGCTGATATAAAACAATTTACTATTCAACTTTTTGTTTTGCTAAATTCTTCCTTGTTCCcttaaaaatttgtaatttataaCATCAGAATCTCACTTAGTTTCATGTTTGAATGCGGGATTACTAGCATTATATGCATGTCGTGGAACTGTTTGGAGTAATTGGCTAGGGCAATGAAGCCCTGTAATTTCTTGTTTCTAGCCACAGCTAATTTATTTGTTGCTTTCAGTCCATAATATCCATTTCTTTCTAAGTTTAGATCTTCTGATGATCAATACCCTCGGTTGGTTTGTCAAAGTTTGAATCTCTTTGAGAGTCCACTTAAGATGGATTTGCTGAAAATTCTTCCCACTGTTTTCTTTCTCTGGCCCACAGGAGGTGGTTTTAGGTCCAGAAAACAGAAGTGCTATATCTGGCGATAACTTTTTAAGGGTGAACCTTATTGGAGATTTTGCTGGGTACACAAATATTCCGTCATTTGAGGACTTTTACCTCGTCATTCCAAGGCAGGTATGTCTCACATTTATTTGATTCTTCTAGTGTTGATAGACTTGGAGTTTTTCTactcaaaaaaaataaaagtgcagATTCTCTATCCTTTTCACTCAGTGTATATTGGAACCATAATGACTTCTTGCATGATGTTCAATAAATTGATATTATCTAATATGCATGATTGTGAATGCATTGAGAAGGACCACACTGTTTCTTGTTGTCATCTATGTTTATTTTAGTCACATTTCAATTTCCCAGATAATACATCATATTGCTTTAATTAATCTTTTCATCAGTACTACTTTTTGCATGTAAATTGGAACTTCATTTAGATGATTTTAGAAGAGGCAAGGTGGGTATCTACCCCTCATCGTTGTTTATACGGTAAGctggtcaatttttttcttcagccCAACGTGTTTACATCTCATTTTAATGTGTGCATAACTTAGATGGATCTGTCTTTGATTATAAATAGACTGAGACAAAGACATGCATAGAAATGGAATTGCTTCAAGTATACAGATGGATAGTAATATCAAATCATTTGTCGTGTTGGAATAAACAGCAATTTGTTGGTCAATATTTATATCCAAGGTTTTTGAAGTATTCAATTGGGAAGTTCAGAATACATCTGATCTTCAAACgtgaaatggaaaagaaaaaataaaaataacaagatCAACATTGGGTAACATCTTAGGCTCGACCTATCTTTCTTTTAGAGCATGCACATACACTTCTGTACGGCAGTGTAAGTCAGTAGCCAAATTGTAAATCGCCCCATTAATCAGCCTGTTATTTATCCTGAGACATTTTCTTGTTGTCTTAAAGAGTGGACCTGGTCAACCGCAGAATTTAGGGACGAATTTTTCTATGTGGATGCTGCTTGAGAGGGTCAGATTTACCTTGGATGGCATTGAATGCAACAAGATCGGCGTCAGTTATGAGGCTTTCAATGGGCAACCAAATTTTTGCGCCTCACCTTTTGGAAGTTGCTTGCATAATCAACTGTGGAATTTCTGGGATGTTAGTCAATTCTACCCTTTCAGCTATAGTCtcagaatttatttaatttagagCTTTTGACACACGATACTATATTGCAGGCAACGTTTGAATTGCTGCACCTGCATCCTTATAGGGATATCTAGATATTATTGTGTTATCTTCTATAATCAAATGTGAATTTGGTAGATTTGCATAAGCATAATAGTTCTTTCGCCCTTCTACAAATTGTGTTCTATATCTGTCTTGTCAATTTGTTCACATCTTCTGCTTAATCATAATTACTACTCACTACTTGGAACATCACCTCTCACAAAGAAGTTGACAGATATTGAGTGGTGTGTTATCCTGTGGCATGATTTGAAGCagctcttttttctttgcttttttttttcctttaatgaAAGGCTGACCAGAATAGAGTTGGGAGAAATCAGTTGCCGCTGTATGGTGTTGAAGGAAGATTTGAAAGGATAAATCAGCATCCAGTAAGGTTTTATTGAAGAATTCGGATATGTTCTTTAATTTCTGTTGTTGACAACCTTCATTTGGATGCAGAATGCAGGGAGTCATTCTTTCTCCATAGGAGTCACTGAAGTTCTTAACACAAACCTTTTGATAGAATTAAGAGCTGATGACATTGAATATGTATATCAGAGGTTGACCTTATTTCTGCtgttatatttttttcacttgCTTTGGTGAACCTAAGTATTGCCTGGTGACAGTCACTTGCATAGATTTAATTAGCATCTTATCGTGTTGGTTCATAGCTTTTTGAAAAAACTATATATGTTCAATCTAGCTTGGCATTTTAAGGTTCTTTATATGACCCAATGGCTATTATGTACAAGTTTTAGTTTTTCAAAGTTGAGATTGCAGTTACTGATTCTGCAGATCCTCTGTTGGGATTTCTCAGTATAGTTAGGATAGTTAGAATACGGGAAAGCCATTGTCCTTGTCATTTTTTAACATTTCCTGTCATGTTTATCCAGTATCCTATAAAATGTGTACTTTTCCAATCTACTACTTGAGACAATAGAGTTGAAATTAAGTAAAGCCAAATAATTTTCAGCCATTTATGTTACTTAAGTAATTATTACGTGATTAACTGATTCGTACCTTTCCTGTCTGTAGGAGCCCTGGAAAAATCTTAAGTGTCACTGTTCCGACATTTGAAGCTTTGACTCAATTTGGAGTCGCTACAATCACAACAAAGAATACTGGTGAACTTGAAGCCTCATACAGCTTAACGGTACCCTCAAAGATCAGAAATTTTAGTGTATATATACATCATTTTGTCATTAGTGATCACACTTCAGTGTATACCTCAAGTTCTGC
This region includes:
- the LOC104441794 gene encoding RHOMBOID-like protein 2, which codes for MPSSDQDLEQGTEKKGPQKADSDRYAAAATATYMEEDSEWTVWLIPMFIFTNVVVFVAIMYVNDCPEKSSRVYGSCVAKFLGRVSFQPLKENPLFGPSSSTLDKMGALDWNKIVHQKQGSRLITCMWLHAGVVHLLTNMFCLAFVGFRLEQQFGFVRVATIYLLSGFGGSILSSLFIQNQISVGASGALFGLVGAMVSELITNWTIYTNKAAALFMLIIIIALNLALGVLPHVDNFAHIGGLATGFLLGFILLIRPQFGWVDRHDLGAEARAKKSKYKAYQYVLWLLALVLLITGFIAGLVMLFKGEPASAHCSWCHYLSCVPTSKWHCGN
- the LOC104441796 gene encoding protein HAPLESS 2, which gives rise to MAIRLAGAAALLLLVLLLHCLRGPTAVVSAVEILSKSKLDRCQKSSASGDNLNCTKKIVLDLAVPSGSSGGDASLVAEIVEVEENSTSKMQTLRIPPVLTINKSAAYALYELTYIRDVPYKPQEYFVKTRKCEPDADSKVVKICERLRDADGHIIEHTQPICCPCGPQRRVPSSCGNIFDKMLKGKANTAHCLRFPGEWFHVFGIGQRSLGFSVRIEVKTGTKISEVVLGPENRSAISGDNFLRVNLIGDFAGYTNIPSFEDFYLVIPRQSGPGQPQNLGTNFSMWMLLERVRFTLDGIECNKIGVSYEAFNGQPNFCASPFGSCLHNQLWNFWDADQNRVGRNQLPLYGVEGRFERINQHPNAGSHSFSIGVTEVLNTNLLIELRADDIEYVYQRSPGKILSVTVPTFEALTQFGVATITTKNTGELEASYSLTFDCNSGVTLTEEQFFIMKPSEILTRSFKLYPTTDQAAKYICAAILKDSDFSEVDRAECQFSTTATVLDNGSQITPFQQPKTGMSGFFDSIKGFWSKLWAGVIDFITGKSCRRECSGFFDFRCHIQYICMSWVLMFGLLLATIPTVLVLLWLLHQKGLFDPLYDWWEDLFQDDSQIVPGARRHGIDAKYPHMHHRKHYSKGMMYRKHSLSHKRSVHHRHEHRHPDREPEYYYYLHHVHKDNVKPGHGKNSGFAQEIALDSLEDDRIGHRKRRKERGSSGRTSELRQHADNRQHEHKRYSHGLQDQTWLSPHPKRRE